The following coding sequences lie in one Cupriavidus taiwanensis LMG 19424 genomic window:
- a CDS encoding Txe/YoeB family addiction module toxin encodes MTRRLTFMPDAWEDYVYWQGQDRKTLKRINALIQDAQREPFDGLGKPEPLKGNLSGYWSRRIDDSNRLVYFANDDELTIIACRLHYGDK; translated from the coding sequence ATGACGCGCCGGTTGACCTTTATGCCAGATGCCTGGGAAGACTATGTCTATTGGCAGGGCCAAGACAGGAAAACGCTCAAGCGCATCAACGCCCTAATCCAGGACGCCCAACGCGAACCGTTCGACGGGCTCGGCAAGCCCGAGCCGCTGAAAGGCAACCTGTCGGGCTACTGGTCGCGGCGAATCGACGACAGCAACCGCTTGGTGTATTTCGCCAACGACGATGAACTGACCATTATCGCTTGTCGGCTTCATTATGGCGACAAGTAA
- a CDS encoding patatin-like phospholipase family protein: MPYPRLCASRLLSMLLNKNKGHLMSPIQMHTAAIWVIFMLSSCASVEVTTKEVPVDTNTPPPLLREKTPPPYIGLALSGGGNRSALYSSYVIDLLSALPVRAMAPTRQYSFMDTVQYISSVSGGGFAASYYSTKRDASLNGPDWNATKQSFYSQFHSKMNENWEAAIGWRLFATIFTRTPIELLERSLESDFLKGETFGSLAQKEASGRSPVMIFNATHYDTGRKFVMSTLPTATFKLRTDKLIIDILELKERKAKLSLLDQSSLSARMFSNIERSTYAESFHEATPELLNTLVPEGFDAIQGPGSASLDYEDMPLSLAVASSGAFPGLGPLPLTVKAPNGNVLDYTYVHLIDGGVTDNSGVESLAQIFLRDLISPYTNKVSGTEKSPITENMDYALIIKVDASLPFRESSPAFKNRTTPLWTILADPGQPSDIQEERTNFYRKSLWHFAGGNTNMVAGTPDNPISRMKIIEFRHTDLSDADQVGALALEGAPRRIKDRIQPKGCRVPLSREDAQRRLSEVSTRYHLSDECDVSWLRISACSSVLKHAPNIQRFYQLADGKASEYALDNLYERTRMLCPEMFSES; encoded by the coding sequence ATGCCCTATCCTCGCTTGTGCGCATCGCGGTTGTTATCTATGCTTCTCAATAAAAATAAAGGGCATCTAATGTCGCCTATCCAAATGCATACTGCAGCAATCTGGGTAATTTTCATGCTGTCAAGTTGCGCCTCCGTGGAGGTCACTACGAAAGAGGTGCCAGTCGACACAAACACACCTCCGCCATTGCTTCGAGAAAAGACCCCGCCCCCCTATATTGGTCTGGCCTTGTCAGGTGGTGGCAATAGATCTGCACTGTATTCCTCATATGTTATAGACCTCCTTTCGGCGCTGCCGGTCCGAGCCATGGCTCCCACCCGCCAGTACAGCTTCATGGATACCGTGCAGTATATATCCAGCGTATCTGGAGGCGGCTTTGCTGCTTCCTACTATTCGACAAAGAGGGATGCCTCACTCAACGGGCCTGATTGGAACGCAACTAAGCAATCGTTCTATAGCCAATTTCACTCGAAAATGAATGAGAATTGGGAGGCTGCCATCGGGTGGAGATTATTCGCCACCATCTTTACAAGAACACCGATCGAACTGCTCGAGCGGAGCCTCGAGAGTGATTTCTTGAAGGGGGAAACATTTGGCTCATTGGCGCAGAAGGAGGCCTCCGGAAGGTCGCCCGTAATGATTTTCAATGCTACTCATTACGATACAGGTCGAAAATTCGTGATGAGTACCTTGCCGACCGCGACTTTCAAGCTACGCACTGATAAACTTATAATAGACATTCTTGAGTTGAAAGAGAGAAAAGCAAAGTTATCGCTTCTCGACCAGTCTTCGCTATCCGCCCGTATGTTTTCGAATATCGAGCGCTCGACCTATGCAGAGAGCTTCCATGAGGCCACTCCTGAACTCCTCAATACGTTGGTACCCGAGGGCTTTGACGCTATTCAGGGGCCGGGGTCCGCTTCCCTAGATTACGAGGATATGCCGCTGTCATTGGCAGTAGCGTCATCCGGTGCCTTCCCAGGGCTAGGTCCTTTACCATTAACAGTAAAAGCGCCGAATGGAAACGTTCTCGATTACACATACGTCCACCTGATTGACGGAGGAGTGACCGATAATAGCGGCGTAGAATCTCTGGCGCAAATATTTCTTCGTGATCTTATAAGCCCGTATACGAACAAGGTAAGTGGCACGGAAAAATCTCCGATCACGGAAAACATGGACTACGCGCTAATCATCAAAGTCGATGCGTCGCTCCCATTCAGGGAAAGTAGTCCTGCCTTCAAGAACAGGACAACGCCGCTTTGGACCATCCTAGCTGATCCCGGTCAACCCAGTGATATTCAAGAGGAAAGAACGAACTTTTATCGAAAAAGTCTTTGGCATTTTGCGGGGGGTAATACAAACATGGTAGCTGGAACACCTGACAATCCCATCAGCAGAATGAAAATCATCGAGTTCCGGCACACGGACCTTAGCGATGCCGACCAAGTAGGCGCGCTAGCGCTAGAAGGAGCTCCGAGGCGGATTAAAGATCGAATTCAACCGAAAGGGTGTCGCGTTCCATTAAGTCGCGAGGATGCGCAAAGGCGGCTCTCGGAAGTTTCTACAAGATATCATCTTTCCGATGAGTGTGATGTATCTTGGCTCCGAATCTCTGCTTGCTCATCGGTATTAAAGCACGCCCCGAATATCCAGCGCTTTTACCAACTCGCCGACGGAAAAGCTTCAGAATATGCTCTTGATAATTTGTATGAACGAACACGAATGCTTTGCCCGGAAATGTTCAGCGAATCATAG
- a CDS encoding TetR/AcrR family transcriptional regulator: MARPLSADKRQTILEAATRLIAEEGLSASTARIARAAGVAEGTIFIYFGSKDELANQLYLDLKSQLRLAYSEPPGSKDLRESLGQFWSAYVSWGLAHPAQRQAMAKLKVSDRITPTTRASAAESFQVVSGLLIKARSLGALRKQPPAFVGALMVAMAEATIDSIAAEPKLAKTACADGFSAFWRAIATG; encoded by the coding sequence ATGGCCCGCCCTCTCAGTGCAGACAAGCGCCAAACGATCCTCGAGGCGGCCACTCGGCTGATCGCAGAGGAAGGACTATCCGCCTCCACAGCTCGCATCGCGAGGGCAGCCGGCGTGGCCGAGGGGACCATCTTCATCTACTTTGGGAGCAAGGACGAGCTGGCCAATCAGCTGTATCTGGACCTCAAAAGCCAGCTGCGACTGGCTTATTCGGAACCGCCGGGCTCTAAGGATTTGCGCGAAAGTCTTGGGCAGTTTTGGTCCGCCTACGTGAGCTGGGGGCTGGCGCATCCAGCGCAGCGCCAAGCGATGGCGAAGCTCAAAGTCTCCGACCGAATCACCCCCACAACGCGGGCGTCGGCCGCGGAAAGCTTCCAAGTCGTCAGCGGCCTATTGATAAAGGCCAGGTCGCTGGGGGCGCTGCGCAAGCAGCCCCCGGCATTCGTCGGCGCGCTGATGGTTGCGATGGCCGAGGCCACTATCGATTCGATCGCCGCGGAGCCCAAGCTCGCCAAAACCGCTTGCGCCGACGGCTTCTCAGCATTCTGGCGCGCCATCGCGACGGGCTGA
- a CDS encoding type II toxin-antitoxin system Phd/YefM family antitoxin yields the protein MRTIHFSDARSNLKAVMDQAIDDHDAVLITRRDAPNVVIMSQDQYDSWMETMHLLSSPANAARLLRSIQQHRAGMAEKHDLIDPDAE from the coding sequence ATGCGTACCATCCATTTCTCCGACGCCCGCAGCAACCTAAAGGCAGTCATGGACCAGGCCATCGACGACCACGACGCTGTGCTCATCACACGCCGCGACGCGCCGAACGTGGTCATCATGTCGCAAGACCAGTACGACAGTTGGATGGAAACGATGCATTTGCTTAGCTCGCCGGCTAACGCCGCGCGCCTGCTGCGTTCTATTCAGCAGCATCGCGCTGGCATGGCCGAGAAGCACGACCTGATCGACCCGGACGCTGAATGA
- a CDS encoding ABC-three component system protein, whose product MMTNERKHLARTLFQLQVHRSDGFAFEHLFGRVMEYSRPGFLKIKPYGNQRDRGNDGYEKAVGRYFQVFAPENPTASKSAAIAKAAEDFKDKLLPYWGTFCVPREYVFVFNDKYRGTVFDIEKTLATIKTDHSLNACEAFLSKHLEQEFICLPEDQICMIVGGLPTWDSLEGLDYTVLGEVIQHIQNSPPQSAPTGKKIAPDFEEKIEFNGLAENGDWLRAKQRETWQIDDYLSRNSDFTKQALRDFLAGFYAESIVAVKDDQGESGVTLGDLRFAFILNRVAPQTNNPAADRLRRDAALVLMAKYFEACDIFEEPNNVAS is encoded by the coding sequence ATGATGACAAACGAGCGTAAGCATCTCGCCCGCACGCTTTTCCAGCTCCAAGTGCACCGATCTGATGGCTTCGCATTCGAACATTTGTTCGGACGGGTCATGGAGTATTCGCGACCTGGATTTTTGAAAATCAAGCCGTACGGCAACCAGCGAGACCGCGGAAACGACGGCTACGAAAAGGCTGTTGGCAGGTACTTTCAAGTCTTCGCGCCCGAAAACCCTACCGCCAGCAAGAGCGCTGCGATCGCGAAGGCAGCGGAAGACTTCAAAGACAAGCTGCTGCCGTACTGGGGCACATTCTGCGTCCCACGCGAGTACGTATTTGTGTTCAACGATAAATATCGCGGCACCGTCTTCGACATCGAGAAAACTCTGGCCACGATCAAAACGGACCATAGCCTTAACGCCTGCGAAGCCTTTCTCAGCAAGCATTTGGAGCAAGAGTTTATTTGCTTGCCTGAAGATCAAATCTGCATGATTGTAGGCGGTTTACCGACGTGGGATTCGTTGGAGGGCCTTGACTACACCGTCCTGGGAGAAGTCATCCAGCATATTCAAAACTCTCCGCCCCAGAGCGCTCCGACAGGCAAAAAAATTGCACCGGATTTCGAAGAAAAAATCGAATTCAACGGACTCGCCGAGAACGGCGATTGGCTGCGAGCAAAGCAACGCGAGACATGGCAGATCGATGACTATTTGAGTCGAAACAGCGATTTCACCAAGCAAGCACTGCGTGACTTTCTGGCTGGGTTCTATGCGGAGAGCATTGTTGCAGTCAAGGATGACCAAGGTGAATCAGGCGTTACGCTCGGTGACCTGCGATTCGCGTTTATCTTGAATCGAGTTGCGCCTCAAACCAACAATCCCGCTGCAGATCGACTGCGGCGCGACGCTGCTTTGGTTCTCATGGCGAAGTACTTTGAAGCCTGTGACATTTTCGAGGAACCGAACAATGTTGCTTCCTGA
- a CDS encoding DUF2272 domain-containing protein: MPTLFQECLIAIAKGQHQKYHEMNEDNPILAEQIRQYWEDLGKTFLGTDVYWSAVFVSWCVKRASEDAAVAPVGFVFARRHSQFCFRAIKNAQDGTGFFWGRRIEQYAPKVGDIIQNNQPGEHFDFDYAAAHEKYASHSAIVVEASDSEIATIGGNEHNSIGKVTIQLDSHGRIKQRNSQSFISIVECAL, encoded by the coding sequence ATGCCGACCCTCTTTCAAGAATGCCTCATTGCGATAGCGAAGGGACAACACCAGAAGTATCACGAGATGAACGAGGATAATCCAATCCTTGCCGAGCAAATCCGTCAGTACTGGGAGGATCTCGGCAAAACGTTTCTAGGAACGGATGTGTATTGGTCGGCGGTATTCGTGAGTTGGTGCGTAAAGCGAGCCTCGGAGGACGCGGCGGTGGCACCCGTGGGGTTTGTGTTCGCGCGTCGACATTCTCAGTTTTGTTTCCGGGCAATCAAGAATGCCCAGGATGGGACGGGATTTTTTTGGGGGCGAAGAATTGAACAGTACGCTCCGAAAGTTGGCGACATTATCCAAAATAATCAACCTGGCGAGCACTTCGACTTCGATTACGCCGCCGCACACGAAAAGTATGCTTCGCACTCGGCCATCGTCGTAGAAGCTTCGGATAGCGAAATAGCAACGATTGGGGGTAATGAACACAACTCAATTGGAAAGGTCACAATTCAATTGGATTCGCATGGACGCATCAAACAAAGGAATAGCCAGTCCTTCATCTCCATTGTGGAATGTGCCTTATGA
- a CDS encoding TIGR02677 family protein, with product MADMASVAGASGAQSDVEPPATAGPSENGASPFRFDAHGTRSAFADARRGQLFSHVSADHATIYRAIMDVFAKAKAQYRLQLRPDEVLTEIALPAGIARPDIDQLTQHLDALVRWGNLEAQQDMARWSSIADFKRNYKIYRLSKPGEAVEAALQRYDEVLRQRAELQTVALADIEQLLRALVALTSSKELDADKVRSTLRELTGVFATMTENAAAFMAGVDRHLNPSDVEVNNVERYKKQLIDYLERFVSDLARRGDTISDLIQALDSHIESMLFAVAERLAPDAAPDAEQDAEQDAARRTWESTDAVLAIRRQWKDRWTGLRGWFVNSNNDPSTADLLRQKARSAIRQLAIAIKEINDRRTGRSDRSTDLRTLAAWFLSCDSETDAHRLARVAFGLNPARHLPLDTAQEEYVPPSTPWAEGPALRICPRLYQLGDGPQRGQLPGVKDRSADRRRIQQLMEDESNQVAEARRRFATALPMRLSELGALNTNEFALFLALLGEALDHQIGPDAPTDILTGDGSLLVRLEPLGADTHAEISTPSGTLAGRDHLITITPAWS from the coding sequence ATGGCTGATATGGCAAGCGTGGCCGGCGCGTCTGGGGCGCAATCGGACGTCGAGCCTCCGGCCACCGCGGGCCCATCTGAAAACGGTGCATCTCCATTTCGCTTCGATGCGCACGGGACCAGGTCCGCGTTCGCGGATGCCAGAAGAGGCCAACTCTTTAGCCATGTCAGCGCGGACCATGCGACGATCTACCGCGCGATTATGGATGTGTTCGCGAAGGCGAAGGCACAGTATCGCCTCCAACTTCGTCCCGACGAGGTTCTCACCGAGATCGCCCTGCCGGCCGGTATTGCCCGTCCGGACATCGATCAGCTCACCCAGCACCTAGACGCGCTGGTGCGCTGGGGAAACCTCGAGGCCCAGCAGGACATGGCGCGCTGGTCCTCCATCGCAGATTTCAAGCGCAACTACAAGATCTACCGCCTCTCAAAGCCCGGCGAGGCCGTCGAGGCGGCCTTGCAGCGCTACGACGAAGTCCTTCGACAACGCGCGGAGCTTCAGACGGTGGCTCTCGCGGATATCGAACAACTTTTGCGCGCCCTTGTCGCCCTCACTAGTAGCAAGGAGCTGGATGCAGACAAAGTACGATCGACATTGCGAGAGTTGACGGGTGTGTTTGCCACGATGACGGAGAACGCCGCCGCCTTCATGGCTGGCGTGGATCGGCACCTTAACCCGAGCGACGTCGAGGTCAACAACGTCGAGCGTTACAAGAAGCAACTGATCGACTACCTCGAGCGGTTCGTGAGCGACCTCGCGCGCCGCGGTGACACCATTTCCGATCTCATCCAGGCACTTGATAGCCATATAGAGAGCATGCTCTTCGCGGTTGCAGAGCGCCTGGCGCCAGACGCCGCACCCGACGCCGAGCAAGACGCTGAGCAAGACGCCGCCCGTCGCACGTGGGAATCTACTGACGCAGTCCTCGCCATCCGGCGGCAATGGAAGGACCGATGGACTGGCCTGCGTGGATGGTTTGTCAATTCCAACAATGACCCATCGACTGCCGACCTGCTCCGCCAGAAGGCTCGGTCAGCGATCCGTCAGCTTGCCATCGCGATCAAGGAGATTAATGATCGCCGCACCGGGCGCAGCGACCGCTCCACCGACCTGCGCACACTAGCAGCATGGTTTCTCTCATGCGATAGCGAGACAGACGCACATCGACTTGCGCGGGTGGCTTTCGGTTTGAACCCGGCCCGACACCTACCGCTGGACACGGCACAAGAGGAATATGTCCCGCCCAGCACCCCGTGGGCTGAGGGACCGGCGCTCCGGATCTGCCCCCGTCTGTATCAGTTGGGCGACGGCCCACAGCGCGGTCAGTTGCCAGGTGTCAAGGATCGTTCCGCCGATCGGCGGCGCATCCAGCAGTTGATGGAAGACGAGTCGAATCAGGTTGCGGAAGCGAGGCGCCGTTTTGCCACGGCGCTACCAATGCGGCTGTCTGAGCTTGGCGCCCTGAATACCAACGAATTCGCCCTCTTCCTCGCACTGCTAGGCGAGGCGCTCGACCACCAAATCGGCCCCGACGCTCCCACCGACATCCTGACCGGCGATGGATCACTGCTCGTGCGGCTTGAACCGCTAGGTGCGGACACTCACGCTGAGATTTCAACACCAAGCGGTACGCTCGCCGGCCGAGACCACCTAATCACCATAACACCTGCCTGGTCATGA
- a CDS encoding YecA/YgfB family protein: MTEATALTPDELQELDDLLDDLRQRAEEIPQWEFCDGFLTALVCTRRCIPASDYLPMLLGDGAALDVAEGSPLPLLPAFHDAAQQARFMELWQRRWNEVEHQLDQPVETLEDERTFQPEAMDMRGAILSLPQEERAEMDGREIPSFGQVWALGFMFVVENWPEEWATPRDKEAAQWLDDALDGIVALTEDDTGQPEVCMYSEDGPPSTSLARVETFGEAIWAVYDLRQIWKSLGPRVEAVVKGDQPGRNDPCPCGSGKKFKKCHGR; the protein is encoded by the coding sequence ATGACCGAAGCCACCGCCCTGACGCCCGACGAACTCCAGGAGCTTGACGATCTGCTGGACGACCTGCGCCAGCGCGCTGAGGAAATCCCGCAATGGGAGTTCTGCGACGGCTTTCTCACGGCCCTGGTCTGCACGCGCCGCTGCATCCCCGCTTCCGACTACCTGCCCATGCTGCTGGGCGACGGCGCGGCGCTCGACGTGGCCGAGGGCAGCCCGTTGCCGTTGCTACCCGCGTTCCATGATGCGGCCCAGCAGGCCCGCTTCATGGAGCTGTGGCAGCGCCGATGGAACGAGGTGGAGCACCAGCTCGACCAGCCCGTGGAGACGCTGGAGGACGAACGCACCTTCCAGCCCGAGGCCATGGACATGCGCGGCGCCATCTTGAGCCTGCCCCAGGAAGAGCGTGCCGAGATGGACGGGCGGGAAATCCCGTCGTTTGGCCAGGTGTGGGCGCTGGGGTTCATGTTCGTGGTGGAGAACTGGCCCGAGGAATGGGCCACCCCGCGCGACAAGGAGGCTGCTCAGTGGCTGGACGACGCGCTCGACGGCATCGTCGCTCTGACCGAGGACGACACCGGCCAACCCGAGGTCTGCATGTACAGTGAGGATGGCCCGCCCAGCACCAGCCTGGCGCGCGTGGAAACCTTCGGCGAGGCGATCTGGGCTGTCTACGACCTGCGCCAGATCTGGAAGAGCCTGGGCCCGCGCGTGGAGGCCGTGGTGAAGGGCGACCAGCCCGGTCGCAACGACCCGTGCCCTTGCGGCAGCGGCAAGAAGTTCAAGAAGTGCCACGGGAGATAA
- a CDS encoding alpha/beta fold hydrolase, with product MNVPTRRDFLAVAALGVAGLVAGCTSPARRNPHNLEGSMMMRKVSFKRDGLTLAGNLFEPENLNESGRYPAVVVAGSLSSVKEQMAGAYGRTLAENGFVALVIDYSHYGESEGQPRQLESPAAKLSDLKAAVSYLTALPYTKAIGMVGVCTSGGNGAYLVAADERVKAFATVAAFLPDPELNERLVGAAEIARRRAAGAEAKLRFERSGEQVTVPTYSVDDPSALNYNPKGNYDYYFNKARGGVPEWKNEFAVMSHGPWLDFDPVSKASAIKVPTIMVHSDGCAFPEQAKKFYSLLGAVKELAWGDGTHFDYYDQPAQIDYAVKNVAAFLHKHLS from the coding sequence ATGAATGTACCAACCCGACGCGATTTTCTCGCGGTCGCGGCCCTAGGCGTCGCCGGACTCGTCGCGGGCTGCACGTCGCCGGCCCGACGGAATCCACACAACTTGGAAGGAAGCATGATGATGCGTAAAGTGAGTTTCAAGCGAGATGGCTTGACGCTGGCGGGAAACCTGTTCGAGCCCGAGAACTTGAACGAGAGCGGCCGCTACCCGGCGGTCGTCGTGGCGGGCTCTCTAAGTTCGGTTAAAGAGCAGATGGCGGGCGCTTACGGGCGCACGCTCGCGGAGAACGGGTTCGTGGCGCTTGTGATCGACTACAGTCACTATGGCGAAAGCGAAGGGCAGCCTCGGCAATTGGAGTCTCCCGCCGCAAAATTGAGCGATCTGAAAGCCGCCGTCTCGTATCTAACTGCCTTGCCTTATACGAAGGCTATCGGGATGGTCGGAGTGTGCACATCAGGCGGAAACGGCGCTTACCTCGTCGCTGCCGATGAGCGCGTCAAGGCGTTTGCGACGGTCGCTGCATTCCTTCCAGACCCCGAGTTAAACGAACGTCTTGTCGGCGCGGCGGAAATTGCGCGGCGTCGCGCGGCGGGAGCGGAGGCGAAGCTGAGATTCGAGCGGAGCGGCGAGCAGGTGACGGTGCCGACCTACAGCGTGGATGATCCGAGCGCCCTGAATTACAACCCGAAGGGAAATTACGACTACTACTTCAACAAGGCGCGCGGCGGCGTTCCAGAGTGGAAGAACGAGTTCGCCGTGATGTCGCACGGGCCGTGGTTGGATTTCGATCCGGTGAGCAAGGCGTCGGCCATCAAAGTTCCGACGATTATGGTTCACTCCGACGGATGCGCCTTCCCTGAGCAGGCCAAGAAGTTCTACTCGCTCCTGGGGGCAGTGAAGGAATTGGCGTGGGGGGACGGCACCCATTTCGACTATTACGATCAACCGGCGCAGATCGACTATGCGGTAAAGAATGTCGCCGCCTTCCTCCACAAACATCTGTCTTAG
- a CDS encoding cold-shock protein, protein MAYRQGFRVYRRPRGHEDVFFHVTALQTRTVTPKLGDRGSLEFGKGKDGRVQALNIAIVGAPKPQSDANLLPIFARLVALEFIAGGAFAGYFPRQAGMVSLLASMAPDQETPLCAAAHKGVSWSQALFTPTKQ, encoded by the coding sequence ATGGCATACAGACAAGGGTTTCGGGTTTATCGACGTCCGCGCGGACACGAAGACGTCTTCTTCCACGTCACGGCGCTACAGACACGCACCGTGACGCCTAAGCTTGGCGACCGCGGGAGCCTCGAGTTCGGCAAAGGGAAGGACGGCCGGGTTCAGGCGTTGAACATCGCCATAGTTGGCGCACCGAAGCCGCAGTCGGACGCAAACCTCTTGCCGATTTTTGCCCGTCTGGTGGCCCTGGAGTTTATAGCCGGCGGCGCCTTTGCTGGTTACTTCCCTCGACAGGCGGGCATGGTCAGCCTCCTGGCCAGCATGGCCCCTGACCAAGAAACGCCCTTATGCGCTGCAGCGCATAAGGGCGTTTCTTGGTCGCAGGCCCTCTTCACGCCGACGAAGCAGTGA
- a CDS encoding ABC-three component system middle component 6, which yields MLLPDKHISFAESLLGLGAFVMENVSQPITVDNLWRAFQRQASCYPAFQTFDNMVLALDALFALGLIQMNDAGELHRHRPEAALCA from the coding sequence ATGTTGCTTCCTGACAAGCACATTTCTTTTGCGGAGTCCCTGCTCGGTCTCGGGGCTTTCGTCATGGAAAACGTCTCTCAACCGATCACAGTCGACAATCTGTGGCGCGCTTTTCAGCGACAAGCCTCATGCTATCCAGCCTTCCAGACGTTCGACAACATGGTGCTGGCTCTCGATGCTTTGTTTGCGCTCGGACTTATTCAGATGAATGACGCTGGTGAACTGCATCGCCACCGCCCGGAAGCGGCCTTATGCGCCTAA